One Bradyrhizobium zhanjiangense DNA segment encodes these proteins:
- a CDS encoding TAXI family TRAP transporter solute-binding subunit codes for MKRTFFGVAAALALAASAPCAHAQSFINVLTGGTSGVYYPLGVAIGKIYGDKIPNVKTQVQATKASVENLILLQQGRGELAFTLGDSLKAAWNGEEEAGFKTKLDKLRTIGAIYPNYIQIVATAESGIKTLADLKGKSLSVGAPKSGTELNSRAILAAAGMSYKDLGKVEYLPFAESVDLMKNRQLAATLQSAGLGVASLKDLSTSSPITVVSVPKETVDKIGPPFISAIIPANTYTGQDKDVPTAAVVNYLVTSSAVSDDLAYQMTKLVYESLPELANAHAAGKEIKLETAAAGSPVPLHPGAIRYYKEKGLIK; via the coding sequence ATGAAACGGACGTTCTTCGGCGTGGCCGCGGCTCTTGCTCTGGCGGCGTCGGCGCCTTGCGCACATGCGCAATCCTTCATCAACGTGCTGACCGGCGGCACCTCCGGCGTCTACTATCCGCTCGGGGTCGCGATCGGGAAGATCTACGGCGACAAGATTCCGAACGTGAAGACGCAGGTGCAGGCCACCAAGGCGTCGGTCGAGAACCTCATCCTGCTGCAGCAGGGCCGCGGCGAACTGGCGTTCACGCTGGGTGACTCGCTGAAAGCGGCCTGGAATGGCGAGGAGGAGGCGGGCTTCAAGACCAAGCTCGACAAGCTCCGCACGATCGGTGCGATCTACCCGAACTACATCCAGATCGTCGCGACCGCTGAGTCCGGCATCAAGACGCTCGCCGACCTCAAGGGCAAGAGCCTGTCGGTCGGGGCGCCGAAGTCGGGCACCGAGCTGAATTCCCGCGCGATCCTCGCGGCGGCCGGCATGAGCTACAAGGATCTCGGCAAGGTCGAATATCTGCCCTTCGCCGAATCCGTCGATCTCATGAAGAACCGCCAGCTCGCCGCGACGCTGCAATCGGCCGGCCTCGGTGTCGCTTCGCTGAAGGACCTGTCGACCTCGAGCCCGATCACAGTGGTGTCGGTGCCGAAGGAGACCGTCGACAAGATCGGCCCGCCCTTCATCTCCGCGATCATTCCAGCCAACACCTATACTGGGCAGGACAAGGACGTGCCGACGGCTGCCGTGGTCAATTATCTCGTCACGAGTTCCGCTGTATCTGACGATCTCGCCTATCAGATGACAAAACTGGTCTACGAGTCGCTCCCCGAGCTCGCCAACGCGCATGCGGCCGGCAAGGAGATCAAGCTCGAGACTGCGGCCGCCGGGAGCCCGGTTCCGCTGCACCCCGGCGCGATCCGCTATTACAAGGAAAAGGGGCTGATCAAGTAG
- a CDS encoding IS110 family transposase, translated as MAQTSTTTAGIDTSKAKLDIVVHGRDEGWEVANDLPGWRKLVQLLTKAGVKRVGIEATGGYERGVVEHLRAAGVIVLVLQPIQVKAFGRSRLRRAKNDTLDAALIAACAASLEEVRSAPDPRLAELAEQLTFLEQIEDDIKRFKTRLEHLEKPRLRRIVLDDIARLKARRLSQIRHLAKQLRAHHDLAVRLDLVMSIPGIGERTALALLVRMPELGRVSREEVAALAGLAPFDNDSGQYKGQRRIAGGRARLRRSLFAAALPAAFRWNKAVMALYARLTAAGKAHNAALIACARKLLIYANTVVQRGTPWTEKLLGV; from the coding sequence ATGGCACAGACTAGCACGACGACAGCGGGAATCGATACGTCCAAGGCGAAGCTCGACATTGTAGTTCATGGTCGAGACGAGGGTTGGGAGGTCGCCAACGACCTTCCCGGTTGGCGGAAGCTGGTGCAGCTGCTGACCAAAGCTGGCGTCAAGCGAGTCGGGATCGAAGCGACCGGCGGTTACGAGCGTGGGGTAGTGGAGCATTTGCGTGCGGCCGGCGTCATCGTGCTGGTGCTGCAGCCGATCCAGGTCAAGGCGTTCGGCCGCTCCCGATTGCGTCGCGCCAAGAACGATACGCTGGATGCCGCGCTGATTGCTGCCTGCGCGGCATCGCTCGAAGAGGTGAGGAGTGCGCCGGATCCGCGCTTGGCGGAGCTCGCCGAGCAGCTCACCTTCCTCGAGCAGATCGAGGACGACATCAAGCGCTTCAAGACCCGGCTCGAGCATCTCGAGAAGCCTCGGCTACGCCGCATCGTGCTGGATGACATTGCCCGGTTGAAGGCAAGGCGGCTCTCCCAAATCCGTCACCTCGCCAAGCAACTACGCGCTCACCACGATCTCGCTGTCCGCCTTGACCTCGTGATGAGCATTCCCGGGATCGGTGAGCGCACGGCACTGGCCCTCCTGGTCCGCATGCCTGAACTCGGCCGTGTCAGCCGGGAGGAAGTCGCAGCCCTTGCCGGGCTGGCTCCCTTCGACAACGATAGCGGGCAGTACAAGGGCCAACGCCGTATCGCCGGCGGCCGCGCTCGCCTGCGTCGCTCTCTGTTTGCGGCAGCCCTGCCTGCGGCCTTCCGCTGGAACAAGGCCGTCATGGCCCTCTATGCCCGCCTGACTGCGGCCGGAAAGGCTCACAATGCCGCTCTCATCGCATGCGCGCGCAAGCTGCTCATCTATGCCAACACCGTCGTGCAACGCGGAACGCCGTGGACTGAAAAACTCCTCGGCGTTTAA
- a CDS encoding tetratricopeptide repeat protein: MCGTPYPAQTPSFAKISLRASFLGAAMSLALVAPAAAGIDCVPGSKAIPADLIPACSAIIDQSANPASERSMALVARAEANARTSGGQSQALRDLDRAIALDGKNAKAWRVRGNLLREAGGDLNRAGTDLTKAIELDPQDAEAYESRGVVYTNQHRLDRAIADYDQAIKLKTDFAQAWSDRGATFYLRGDYDKAVADLNEALRLDPSRARSYTNRGAAYKKLGELDKAIADDSEAIRLDPKVPEYFDNRGLTYAAMKEYDKAIADYDQAIRLEQRVNFLTNRGDSYQFKGELGAALSDYNDALKLDPNFAKTYNNRAVLYKKMGERKKALADYEAALRLDPANENALNGRRAMIAEIAKFGGEPRSVLNAAPSEPSFDCASAKREVEKVICADPQLGVLDRQIAEAYERVLKSASKRSADGLRKSQRDFLATRDASFRRPGYDLKKVMQERLQKLNAMEG; this comes from the coding sequence ATGTGCGGCACGCCTTATCCCGCGCAAACGCCCTCGTTTGCCAAAATTTCGCTGCGCGCGTCCTTCCTCGGCGCGGCAATGAGCCTAGCCCTCGTCGCTCCAGCCGCCGCCGGCATCGATTGCGTGCCGGGCAGCAAGGCTATTCCCGCGGACCTGATCCCCGCGTGCAGCGCCATCATCGACCAGAGCGCAAATCCGGCGTCTGAACGCTCCATGGCGCTCGTCGCTCGCGCCGAAGCGAATGCGCGAACCTCCGGAGGCCAGTCGCAGGCGCTGCGCGATCTGGACCGCGCCATCGCGCTCGACGGCAAGAACGCAAAGGCCTGGCGCGTGCGCGGCAACCTCTTGCGCGAGGCCGGCGGTGACCTCAATCGGGCCGGGACGGATCTCACCAAGGCGATCGAGCTCGATCCGCAGGATGCGGAGGCTTACGAGTCGCGCGGCGTCGTCTACACCAACCAGCATCGCCTCGACCGCGCCATTGCAGACTACGATCAGGCCATCAAGCTGAAGACGGATTTCGCCCAGGCCTGGTCCGACCGCGGCGCGACCTTCTATCTGCGCGGCGACTACGACAAGGCCGTCGCTGACCTCAACGAGGCGCTGCGCCTCGATCCGAGCCGGGCGCGCAGTTACACCAACCGCGGCGCCGCCTACAAGAAGCTCGGCGAGCTCGACAAGGCGATCGCAGACGACAGCGAGGCGATCCGGCTCGATCCAAAGGTGCCGGAGTATTTCGACAACCGCGGTCTCACCTATGCCGCGATGAAGGAGTACGACAAGGCGATCGCCGATTACGATCAGGCGATCCGTCTCGAGCAGCGGGTGAACTTCCTGACCAACCGCGGTGACTCCTACCAGTTCAAGGGCGAGCTCGGTGCTGCGCTGTCGGACTACAACGACGCGCTGAAACTCGATCCGAATTTTGCCAAGACCTACAACAACCGCGCCGTGCTCTACAAGAAGATGGGCGAGCGCAAGAAGGCGCTGGCCGACTACGAGGCGGCGTTGCGGCTCGATCCCGCCAATGAGAACGCGCTCAACGGCCGCCGCGCGATGATCGCAGAGATCGCAAAATTCGGCGGCGAGCCGCGCAGTGTGCTGAACGCCGCTCCCAGCGAACCGTCGTTCGACTGCGCCTCCGCCAAGCGCGAGGTCGAGAAGGTGATCTGCGCCGATCCGCAGCTCGGCGTGCTCGACCGCCAGATCGCCGAGGCCTACGAGCGGGTGCTGAAATCCGCGAGCAAGCGCTCGGCGGATGGCCTGCGCAAGTCCCAGCGTGATTTCCTCGCCACGCGCGATGCGAGCTTCCGCCGCCCCGGCTATGATCTGAAAAAGGTCATGCAGGAGAGATTGCAGAAGCTGAATGCGATGGAGGGGTAG
- a CDS encoding tetratricopeptide repeat protein, with amino-acid sequence MRSFLIQLSGAGLLCALSLAAAHAATGGEPVAVPQVDVAPCLAATAADDMDKAVTACAAVIDNEKTAKEDLIKALIARGALYARHDQVDRAIADDSRALLLDPTLADIFNARGELWLKKGDKPKAVQDFGAALRIDPNHEKAKANHKAMARELERIGAQMAVAGKPSFNCARARLAVERAICGNRELADLDREIFASNARAIREARNAGEAKALQREQDDFIARRNAGYGRPGYDLKKAMQERLQRLNGVDGY; translated from the coding sequence ATGCGTTCTTTTCTCATTCAATTGTCAGGCGCCGGGCTGCTCTGCGCGCTCTCGCTCGCCGCGGCCCATGCCGCGACGGGCGGCGAGCCGGTCGCGGTGCCGCAGGTCGACGTCGCACCATGCCTTGCGGCGACCGCGGCCGATGACATGGACAAGGCCGTCACGGCCTGCGCGGCAGTGATCGACAATGAGAAGACCGCGAAGGAAGATCTGATCAAGGCGTTGATCGCGCGCGGCGCGCTCTATGCGCGTCACGACCAGGTCGACCGCGCGATCGCCGACGACAGCCGTGCACTTCTGCTCGATCCCACCCTCGCGGACATCTTCAACGCGCGCGGCGAGCTCTGGCTGAAGAAGGGCGACAAGCCCAAGGCGGTGCAGGATTTCGGCGCGGCGCTCAGAATCGATCCCAACCACGAGAAGGCCAAGGCCAATCACAAGGCGATGGCGCGCGAGCTCGAGCGGATCGGGGCGCAGATGGCGGTCGCCGGCAAGCCCAGCTTCAACTGCGCGCGGGCGCGTCTTGCCGTGGAAAGGGCGATCTGCGGCAATCGCGAGCTCGCCGATCTCGACCGGGAGATCTTTGCATCGAATGCCCGCGCGATCCGCGAGGCGCGCAATGCGGGCGAAGCCAAGGCGCTCCAGCGCGAGCAGGACGACTTCATTGCCCGCCGAAATGCCGGGTACGGCCGGCCTGGGTACGACCTGAAGAAGGCGATGCAGGAGCGGTTGCAGCGGCTGAACGGGGTGGACGGATATTGA
- a CDS encoding DUF1850 domain-containing protein encodes MAAASACNGRGDVSLCFATAGGVKALALSAFTLVWTHSIAKVDWQEDWRVTPAGLELVQARVKGTGPGMEPPPEARLIGGWFQWRPDRAPMQEVVLGNSGAAGEWRLCDDGRCRTLSEIVGHPIGDNVTKMSICKQQEK; translated from the coding sequence ATGGCGGCAGCGTCCGCCTGTAACGGTCGAGGCGATGTGAGCCTCTGCTTCGCAACGGCAGGCGGTGTGAAGGCGCTGGCGCTGTCCGCCTTCACGCTGGTGTGGACCCATTCGATCGCGAAGGTCGATTGGCAGGAAGATTGGCGGGTCACGCCCGCCGGCCTCGAATTGGTGCAGGCCCGCGTCAAGGGCACCGGCCCCGGCATGGAGCCTCCACCCGAGGCGCGGCTGATTGGCGGCTGGTTTCAGTGGCGGCCGGACCGCGCGCCGATGCAGGAGGTGGTGCTCGGCAATTCCGGCGCGGCGGGGGAGTGGCGGTTGTGCGATGACGGGCGGTGCCGGACGTTGTCGGAGATTGTGGGGCATCCGATCGGTGATAACGTCACCAAAATGAGCATCTGCAAACAACAAGAGAAATAA
- a CDS encoding NUDIX hydrolase — protein sequence MMRPFDDATRRNIADACAAFARLPEEEAHPALKRAAVAVALTAAGEGDETALLLTMRASHLRAHRGQWALPGGRCDAGETPVEAALRELDEELGLRLTGADVLGTLDDYPTRSGYLITPVVVWAAESAAIRPNPDEVASVHRIALATIERDDAFDFIAIPESARRVIRFHHQMSLIHAPTAALIYQFREVLAGRHTRVTELEQPVFAWK from the coding sequence ATCATGAGACCGTTCGACGATGCCACACGGCGGAATATCGCGGATGCCTGTGCGGCCTTCGCGCGGCTGCCTGAGGAAGAAGCGCATCCGGCATTGAAGCGTGCCGCGGTGGCGGTTGCGCTGACCGCAGCAGGCGAGGGCGACGAGACTGCGCTGCTGCTCACGATGCGCGCATCGCACTTGCGCGCCCATCGCGGCCAATGGGCCTTGCCGGGCGGACGATGCGACGCCGGCGAGACGCCGGTCGAGGCGGCGCTGCGCGAGCTCGACGAGGAGCTTGGCCTCCGCCTCACCGGCGCGGACGTGCTCGGCACACTCGACGACTATCCGACACGCTCCGGCTATCTGATCACGCCGGTCGTGGTCTGGGCCGCCGAGAGCGCCGCGATCAGGCCGAACCCGGACGAGGTCGCGTCCGTCCATCGCATCGCGCTCGCCACGATCGAGCGCGATGACGCCTTCGACTTCATCGCGATCCCCGAAAGCGCGCGCCGCGTGATCCGCTTCCATCATCAGATGAGCCTGATCCACGCGCCGACGGCGGCGCTGATCTACCAGTTCCGAGAGGTGCTGGCGGGGCGGCACACCCGCGTGACCGAGCTGGAACAGCCGGTGTTCGCCTGGAAGTGA
- a CDS encoding cation:proton antiporter → MVSLKSVSGIIVPTFEWIIVLLLGAVGLSALARRIKVPYPTFLAIGGALIAFVPSSPSWTLEPDLALALFVAPVLLDAAFDTSLRDLRNNWVPVSTLVVAAVGLTTVGVAYVAHRLMPDMPWAAAVALGAIVAPPDAAAAVAILSQVKLPHRMVKVLEGESLLNDATALLIYRIAVGAVATEHLTWSQVAPTMALALVGSVIAGLLAGRIIPLFMERVTEAPSAIIVQFATTFLVWIAAEHLGLSGILTIVVYAITVARTAPARIPARLRVPSYAVWETTVFVLNVLAFMLIGMQMRPIWTRLDADVRWEYCVAAAWILLTVVLVRLLWVTFYRTTLRVLVAHGIYHPKDPKQVASAKGGLIISWCGMRGLVTLATAFALPENFPYRDFIVFIAFAVVLGSLVIQGLTLRPLILAFGLKDDDPVGVEVARGRAIAYRAALDAIESDPSEEAEILRLEYRAILMQAETDPNGGIANGELPADPLRRRAIEAARKSIFDLRATEVIGDDAFHKLEEELDRAELSAGG, encoded by the coding sequence GTGGTGTCGCTCAAATCGGTTTCGGGGATCATCGTGCCGACATTCGAATGGATCATCGTGCTTCTGCTCGGCGCCGTTGGCTTATCGGCGCTGGCGCGGCGGATCAAGGTCCCCTACCCGACCTTCCTCGCCATCGGCGGCGCGCTGATCGCCTTCGTGCCGTCGAGCCCGTCCTGGACGCTGGAGCCGGACCTGGCTTTGGCGCTTTTTGTCGCACCGGTGCTGCTCGATGCCGCCTTCGACACCTCGCTGCGCGATCTGCGCAACAATTGGGTTCCGGTCTCGACCCTGGTCGTCGCCGCGGTCGGCCTCACCACGGTTGGCGTGGCCTATGTCGCGCACCGGCTGATGCCCGACATGCCCTGGGCCGCAGCGGTCGCGCTTGGAGCCATCGTGGCACCGCCGGACGCCGCCGCCGCGGTCGCGATCCTGAGCCAGGTGAAGCTGCCCCACCGCATGGTCAAGGTCTTGGAGGGCGAGAGCCTGCTCAACGACGCGACCGCGCTACTGATCTATCGCATCGCGGTCGGCGCGGTCGCCACCGAGCACCTGACGTGGAGCCAGGTCGCGCCGACCATGGCACTGGCGCTGGTCGGCAGCGTCATTGCCGGCCTGCTCGCAGGACGCATCATTCCGCTGTTCATGGAGCGGGTGACAGAGGCGCCGAGCGCCATCATCGTGCAGTTCGCCACCACCTTCCTGGTGTGGATCGCCGCCGAGCATCTCGGCCTCTCCGGCATCCTTACCATCGTGGTTTACGCCATCACCGTCGCGCGCACGGCGCCGGCGCGCATCCCGGCGCGGCTGCGGGTGCCGTCCTATGCGGTCTGGGAGACGACAGTGTTCGTGCTCAACGTGCTCGCCTTCATGCTGATCGGCATGCAGATGCGGCCGATCTGGACGCGGCTCGATGCCGACGTGCGTTGGGAATATTGCGTCGCCGCCGCCTGGATCCTGCTCACCGTGGTGCTGGTCCGGCTGCTATGGGTGACGTTCTACCGCACGACGCTGCGCGTGCTGGTCGCCCACGGCATCTATCATCCGAAGGATCCAAAACAGGTCGCCTCGGCCAAGGGCGGTCTCATCATCTCCTGGTGCGGCATGCGCGGCCTCGTCACGCTCGCCACCGCTTTTGCCCTGCCGGAGAACTTTCCCTACCGCGACTTCATCGTCTTCATCGCCTTTGCTGTGGTGCTGGGTTCGCTGGTGATCCAGGGCTTGACGCTGCGGCCGCTGATCCTCGCCTTCGGCCTCAAGGACGACGATCCCGTCGGCGTCGAGGTCGCGCGTGGACGCGCCATCGCCTATCGCGCCGCGCTCGACGCCATCGAGAGCGATCCGTCGGAGGAAGCGGAAATCCTCAGGCTCGAATATCGCGCCATCCTGATGCAGGCCGAGACCGATCCGAACGGCGGCATCGCCAATGGCGAATTGCCCGCCGATCCCCTGCGCCGCCGCGCCATCGAGGCCGCGCGCAAATCGATCTTCGATCTGCGCGCCACCGAAGTGATCGGCGACGACGCCTTCCACAAACTCGAGGAAGAGCTCGATCGCGCCGAATTGAGCGCGGGGGGATAG
- a CDS encoding TRAP transporter permease → MLEKAEGTEAAPIKVEFDNFEHGFPEGFGPGWWGHLAYWIGIAFATFQLYVAAFNYLPSQVVRGVHVGFLVLLTFGLIANFTAKSNFGRALGWVIGGAGFFCGLYQWIFYADLIARDGDPTRLDLVVGTLLAVLIFEGTRRLMGAALPLMCGACLVYWFFGQYLPSPLNHRGYDFDQIVTHLSFGTEGFYGVPIYVSATYIFLFILFGSFLERAGMIQLFTDVSLGLFGRTRGGPAKVAVFASGMMGTISGSGVANVVTVGQFTIPLMIRFGYRRAFAAGVEATASMGGQIMPPVMGAVAFIMAETLGVQYSEIVKAAAIPAILYFASAFWMVHLEAGKHGLVGMKRSEIPSAWKALVTRWYLVLPLAALVYMLFEGFTPLYAGSMGLALTVALILGTSITAGVSATVIRYIFWIGLALVVAALSRDGLQIVPVACVVVGLIVITAFVRGGFAALRACRDALAESAKSAITVGMACAIVGVIIGMMSQTGVGTIFGGWVIGLGEKSLFLALIMTMLLSILLGTGIPTIPTYIITAALAAPALAKLGVPLIASHMFAFYYGIMADLSPPVALAALAAAPIAKENPDKIGWEAMRIALAGYVIPFIFVYSPALMLQAGDPMAAKLGFYGAVALASLKALVAIALFGMVAIGFLFTRLTLIERLVALGAAFCLLGDFPFSDTAGFVLSAALVLWQWRQRPPVTVEAM, encoded by the coding sequence ATGCTGGAAAAGGCAGAGGGCACCGAAGCTGCGCCCATCAAGGTCGAGTTCGACAATTTCGAGCACGGCTTTCCGGAAGGCTTTGGTCCGGGCTGGTGGGGCCATCTCGCCTACTGGATCGGCATCGCGTTTGCGACCTTCCAGCTCTATGTCGCCGCCTTCAACTATTTGCCGAGCCAGGTGGTGCGCGGCGTCCATGTCGGCTTCCTGGTTCTGCTCACCTTCGGCCTGATCGCCAATTTCACGGCGAAGAGCAATTTCGGCCGTGCGCTCGGATGGGTGATCGGCGGCGCGGGTTTCTTCTGCGGCCTCTATCAGTGGATCTTCTATGCCGATCTGATTGCCCGCGACGGCGATCCGACCCGGCTCGACCTCGTGGTCGGCACGCTGCTCGCCGTGCTGATCTTCGAGGGCACGCGGCGGCTGATGGGCGCGGCACTGCCGCTGATGTGCGGCGCGTGTCTCGTCTACTGGTTCTTCGGCCAATACCTGCCGTCGCCGCTCAACCATCGCGGCTATGATTTCGATCAGATCGTCACGCATCTGTCGTTCGGCACCGAGGGCTTCTACGGCGTGCCGATCTACGTCTCGGCGACGTACATCTTCCTGTTCATCCTGTTCGGCTCGTTCCTGGAGCGCGCCGGCATGATCCAGCTGTTCACCGACGTCTCGCTCGGCCTGTTCGGCCGCACCCGTGGCGGTCCTGCCAAGGTCGCGGTGTTCGCCTCGGGCATGATGGGCACGATTTCCGGCTCGGGCGTTGCCAACGTCGTCACCGTCGGCCAGTTCACCATTCCCTTGATGATCAGGTTCGGTTACCGCCGCGCGTTTGCCGCCGGCGTCGAGGCGACGGCCTCGATGGGTGGACAGATCATGCCGCCGGTGATGGGCGCGGTCGCCTTCATCATGGCCGAGACGCTCGGCGTGCAATATTCGGAGATCGTCAAGGCTGCGGCGATTCCTGCGATCCTCTATTTCGCATCAGCTTTCTGGATGGTGCACCTCGAAGCCGGCAAGCATGGCCTCGTCGGCATGAAGCGCTCCGAGATCCCGAGCGCCTGGAAGGCGCTGGTGACGCGCTGGTACCTCGTACTGCCGCTCGCCGCCCTCGTCTACATGCTGTTCGAAGGCTTTACGCCGCTCTATGCCGGCAGCATGGGCCTTGCGCTGACGGTGGCGCTGATCCTTGGCACCAGCATCACGGCCGGCGTGTCCGCGACGGTCATCCGCTACATCTTCTGGATCGGCCTCGCGCTCGTCGTCGCCGCGCTCTCGCGGGACGGGCTTCAGATCGTGCCGGTTGCTTGTGTCGTGGTCGGGCTGATCGTGATCACCGCCTTCGTGCGCGGCGGTTTTGCGGCGTTGCGCGCCTGCCGCGATGCGCTCGCTGAGAGCGCCAAATCCGCCATCACCGTCGGCATGGCCTGCGCCATCGTCGGCGTCATCATCGGCATGATGTCGCAGACCGGTGTCGGCACCATCTTCGGCGGTTGGGTGATCGGTCTCGGCGAAAAGAGCCTGTTTTTGGCGCTGATCATGACCATGTTGCTGTCGATCCTGCTCGGCACCGGCATCCCGACCATCCCGACCTACATCATCACCGCCGCGCTCGCCGCGCCGGCGCTTGCCAAGCTCGGCGTGCCCCTGATCGCGAGCCACATGTTCGCGTTCTACTACGGCATCATGGCCGACCTCTCGCCGCCGGTGGCGCTGGCTGCGCTTGCGGCGGCGCCGATCGCGAAGGAGAACCCGGACAAGATCGGCTGGGAGGCGATGCGCATCGCGCTCGCCGGCTACGTCATCCCCTTCATCTTCGTCTATTCGCCGGCCCTGATGCTGCAAGCCGGCGATCCCATGGCAGCCAAGCTCGGCTTTTACGGCGCGGTCGCGCTCGCGAGCCTGAAGGCGCTGGTGGCGATCGCGCTGTTCGGCATGGTCGCGATCGGCTTCCTGTTTACGCGGTTGACGCTGATCGAGCGGCTAGTCGCGCTCGGCGCCGCGTTCTGCCTGCTCGGCGACTTCCCGTTCAGCGACACTGCCGGCTTCGTGCTCTCCGCGGCGCTCGTGCTGTGGCAATGGCGGCAGCGTCCGCCTGTAACGGTCGAGGCGATGTGA
- a CDS encoding SDR family NAD(P)-dependent oxidoreductase, with amino-acid sequence MDRLKGKVAMVVGAGSIGPGWGNGKATAVTFAREGAQVFCVDRNGAAAEETAKIINDEGGKATAFTADVSRSAEIEAMVAACLKAHGRIDVLDNNVGIAEMGSVVEVTEESWDRVFSVNLKSAYFAMKHVIPVMVKQGGGSIINISSIASIRHMGISYVTYGTSKAAMNQMTRTTAIEFARHHVRVNAILPGLMKTPMVEHSAGLAASYAKGDVEAMWRARDAQVPMGHMGDAFDVANAALFLASDESKYVTGIELVVDGGITCKAGA; translated from the coding sequence ATGGATCGGCTCAAGGGCAAGGTTGCGATGGTGGTGGGGGCCGGCTCGATTGGACCCGGCTGGGGCAACGGCAAGGCGACCGCAGTGACCTTTGCGCGCGAGGGCGCGCAGGTGTTTTGCGTCGATCGCAACGGCGCGGCCGCCGAGGAGACTGCGAAGATCATCAATGACGAAGGCGGCAAGGCGACGGCGTTCACGGCCGACGTCTCGCGGTCTGCCGAGATCGAGGCGATGGTGGCGGCGTGCCTGAAGGCCCATGGCCGCATCGACGTGCTCGACAACAATGTCGGCATCGCCGAGATGGGCAGCGTGGTCGAGGTGACCGAGGAGAGCTGGGATCGCGTCTTCAGCGTCAACCTCAAGAGCGCCTATTTCGCCATGAAGCACGTCATTCCCGTCATGGTGAAACAGGGCGGCGGCTCGATCATCAACATCTCCTCGATCGCCTCGATCCGCCACATGGGCATCTCCTACGTCACCTACGGTACCTCGAAGGCGGCAATGAACCAGATGACGCGCACCACTGCGATCGAGTTCGCGCGCCACCATGTGCGGGTCAATGCGATCCTGCCGGGCCTGATGAAGACGCCGATGGTCGAGCACTCTGCCGGCCTCGCCGCGAGCTATGCCAAGGGTGACGTCGAGGCGATGTGGCGCGCGCGTGACGCGCAAGTGCCGATGGGCCACATGGGCGACGCCTTCGACGTCGCCAACGCCGCACTGTTCCTGGCGTCGGACGAGTCGAAATACGTGACGGGGATCGAACTCGTGGTGGACGGCGGGATCACCTGCAAGGCGGGGGCGTAG